The following proteins come from a genomic window of Lytechinus pictus isolate F3 Inbred chromosome 1, Lp3.0, whole genome shotgun sequence:
- the LOC129262004 gene encoding uncharacterized protein LOC129262004, with amino-acid sequence MPFLALKCFDAYGLRGCLLILTAIVFHGVPMAATLRPPRYSEGRFEEDNGNREDDTKDGVFEPLQPHCSSTADSANQTRNEIFPSDSTDLSTNILKQPVRHGFDQDVVSDCEIDPLKSGSYEMDSANQPESEGITVDADFMSPRSNEPNETRNLLHSAYNLICNVVHDMFSFAKKECVFTFLLLPCQVLFDISYCCWEVFLFSYGISEGLTKYKAAYLLVMGSVGGIMGRLLLIAVLYKHPLLTTHLLTFNLAVSSFALLAYPINSSLTYLLSISFVAGFGFYASYSALFGTFPLKVQKENFPTAMACSLMLCGTAYLISGLLAGFLYNMFGSYRVVFRILGISLAGICMVILIYIFVDSVRSKKRARSRLERE; translated from the exons ATGCCGTTCCTGGCCTTGAAGTGTTTCGATGCCTATGGACTCAGGGGATGTTTATTGATCCTGACTGCTATAGTTTTTCACGGGGTACCTATGGCAGCCACATTGCGACCTCCACGATATTCAGAGGGTAGATTTGAAGAAGATAATGGTAATCGAGAGGACGATACTAAAGATGGCGTATTTGAGCCGCTTCAGCCACATTGTAGCAGTACTGCGGACAGTGCCAATCAGACTCGGAATGAGATATTCCCATCAGACTCCACTGATTTATCCACGAATATTTTGAAGCAACCGGTGAGGCATGGGTTTGATCAAGATGTTGTTAGTGACTGTGAAATTGATCCGCTTAAATCAGGTAGCTATGAGATGGACAGTGCCAACCAACCTGAGAGTGAAGGAATCACAGTAGATGCAGATTTTATGTCCCCTAGGTCGAATGAACCAAATGAAACGCGGAATCTCCTGCATTCAGCTTACAACTTAATATGTAATGTGGTACATGATATGTTCAGCTTCGCGAAGAAGGAATGTGTTTTTACATTTCTGTTGCTTCCCTGTCAAGTTTTGTTCGATATATCATACTGCTGCTGGGAAGTGTTTCTCTTCTCTTATGGAATATCCGAAGGATTGACTAAATATAAAGCCGCCTATCTTTTGGTTATGGGTTCCGTTGGGGGTATCATGGGACGACTTTTACTTATCGCAGTCCTCTACAAGCATCCATTACTGACCACGCACCTCCTGACATTCAATCTCGCAGTATCATCATTCGCACTCCTAGCCTATCCTATCAACTCGTCTCTGACATACTTGTTAAGTATTTCCTTCGTTGCCGGCTTTGGATTTTACGCTTCCTACTCTGCACTCTTCGGTACTTTCCCACTGAAAGTGCAAAAGGAGAATTTTCCTACGGCCATGGCGTGCTCTCTGATGCTGTGCGGAACTGCATATCTTATCTCAGGATTGCTCGCAG GTTTCCTGTACAATATGTTCGGTTCATACCGGGTTGTCTTTCGCATCTTAGGTATCAGTCTTGCCGGGATCTGCATGGTCATCTTGATTTACATCTTCGTTGATTCGGTACGAAGTAAGAAGAGAGCACGGTCAAGATTAGAGAGGGAGTAG